In the genome of Candidatus Moraniibacteriota bacterium, one region contains:
- a CDS encoding GFA family protein, translated as MKTYTGGCQCGAVKFEMKMDKIEEALSCNCSRCERAGLLLVFLPKAQFTVLSGEDNLSDYRFGDKSIAHLFCKTCGIQAFGFGKGHDGAEMAAVNVRCLDDFDLKPLRIKEFDGKSL; from the coding sequence ATGAAAACGTATACGGGCGGGTGTCAGTGCGGGGCGGTAAAGTTTGAGATGAAGATGGATAAGATAGAAGAGGCGCTCTCGTGCAACTGTTCGCGCTGTGAGCGCGCGGGGCTTTTGCTGGTATTCCTTCCGAAGGCTCAGTTTACAGTGCTCTCTGGCGAGGATAATTTGTCGGATTACCGATTTGGCGACAAGAGTATTGCACATCTCTTTTGCAAGACGTGCGGCATTCAGGCATTTGGCTTCGGCAAGGGGCATGACGGCGCGGAGATGGCAGCAGTCAATGTTCGGTGTCTTGATGACTTTGACTTGAAGCCGCTTCGCATCAAGGAGTTCGACGGAAAGTCATTGTAA
- a CDS encoding DUF4921 family protein yields the protein MSQEVIDCGRNFERRILKYKTKTVDKDIYNESEQSALNSARPVSELRQDIVTGDWVVIATGRAKRPDEFAHHDHEASDVGIEHCPFENPEATGQEKDVLIYASGDDHWTLRVFPNKYPAFSRGKVPRQMGEGPYFSMTGSGYHELFVTRDHYNQLATMESWQVAEVLDAYQDRYLSLMKKKSVNYIQIFHNHGKASGASLPHPHSQLMAIPVVSPYIQLELKGAEAYFRSTKKKVYSVMAEYECDAKTRIVYENDRFVAFCPYASRAAFEVWVMPKKSSPYFERITDEEKLLLGEALRAALFSIYRGLDDPSYNFYLHTAPCDGRDYPHYGWHIEILPKTSIWAGFELSTGIEVSSIEPEKAAEYLRGMLS from the coding sequence TTGTCGCAAGAAGTGATAGATTGCGGACGGAATTTCGAGCGGAGAATTTTGAAGTATAAAACAAAAACCGTGGACAAGGATATTTACAACGAATCAGAACAAAGTGCGCTGAACTCGGCGCGTCCCGTGTCCGAATTGCGGCAGGATATTGTGACGGGGGACTGGGTGGTTATTGCGACGGGGCGAGCCAAACGTCCGGATGAGTTTGCGCATCATGATCACGAGGCGAGCGATGTCGGTATCGAGCACTGTCCCTTTGAGAATCCGGAAGCGACCGGGCAGGAGAAGGACGTCTTGATCTATGCGTCGGGAGATGACCATTGGACGCTTCGGGTTTTCCCGAACAAGTATCCGGCGTTTTCGCGCGGAAAAGTGCCGCGACAGATGGGCGAAGGCCCGTATTTTTCGATGACGGGTTCCGGATATCATGAACTCTTCGTGACGCGCGATCACTACAATCAACTGGCGACCATGGAATCGTGGCAGGTGGCTGAGGTGCTCGATGCTTACCAGGACCGATATCTCTCGCTCATGAAGAAAAAGAGTGTGAACTATATTCAGATATTTCACAATCACGGCAAGGCTTCTGGCGCGTCGCTCCCGCATCCGCATTCGCAGCTCATGGCGATACCGGTCGTGTCGCCCTATATTCAGTTGGAACTCAAAGGCGCGGAGGCGTATTTTCGCAGCACGAAGAAAAAAGTGTATTCCGTAATGGCGGAGTATGAGTGCGATGCGAAAACTCGGATAGTGTATGAGAATGACCGATTTGTAGCGTTCTGTCCCTATGCGTCCCGTGCAGCATTTGAGGTGTGGGTGATGCCGAAGAAATCATCGCCGTACTTCGAGCGGATAACCGATGAGGAGAAACTTCTGTTAGGTGAAGCACTTCGCGCGGCGCTCTTCTCGATATATCGCGGACTTGATGACCCGTCATACAACTTCTATCTTCATACAGCGCCATGTGATGGACGGGATTATCCACACTACGGCTGGCACATCGAGATCCTGCCGAAGACATCCATCTGGGCGGGATTCGAACTCTCGACCGGCATTGAAGTCTCTTCCATTGAACCCGAAAAAGCAGCGGAGTATTTACGTGGTATGCTTTCTTAA
- a CDS encoding glycosyltransferase family 2 protein, whose amino-acid sequence MESQPFVSVIIPAYKEGDRIGTTLLEIGKYFKQKDLTYEILVVVDGSPDNTAEIARNYALHVDHIRVIDNPENHGKGYVVRQGLLEAKGEYRLFMDADGSTAITHLETFLPAIEEGNDVVIGSRDIEGAFVQVHQPRYREIMGDMGNWAIRIVLGLWSYPDTQCGFKMLSARAADAIASRMVVDRFGFDYELIILAHKLGFKVKQLPVRWLNEEGSTVGGLFGPNGFIQVLIDLFKTKWRLMTGAYRLGAYVPEDKKAEAGN is encoded by the coding sequence ATGGAATCACAGCCTTTCGTTTCGGTCATTATTCCGGCATACAAAGAGGGTGACCGCATTGGAACGACACTCTTGGAAATCGGCAAGTACTTTAAACAGAAAGATCTCACATATGAAATCCTCGTCGTGGTGGACGGATCGCCGGATAATACGGCGGAGATCGCGCGGAACTATGCGCTCCATGTCGACCACATTCGCGTGATTGATAACCCGGAGAATCATGGCAAGGGGTATGTGGTACGGCAGGGACTCCTCGAAGCGAAGGGTGAATATCGTCTTTTTATGGATGCGGATGGATCGACGGCAATTACGCATTTGGAAACTTTCTTGCCAGCCATCGAAGAGGGAAATGATGTCGTGATCGGATCGAGAGATATCGAGGGAGCTTTCGTGCAGGTGCATCAGCCGCGGTATCGCGAGATCATGGGCGACATGGGTAACTGGGCGATTCGTATCGTCTTGGGACTTTGGTCATATCCGGATACGCAGTGCGGGTTCAAGATGCTTTCGGCGCGCGCTGCAGACGCGATCGCAAGTCGCATGGTGGTAGATCGGTTCGGCTTCGACTACGAACTCATTATCTTGGCGCACAAACTCGGATTCAAAGTGAAACAACTCCCGGTGCGCTGGCTCAATGAAGAGGGTTCGACTGTGGGCGGTCTCTTCGGGCCGAATGGTTTTATACAAGTGTTGATCGACCTCTTTAAGACAAAGTGGCGGCTTATGACCGGTGCCTATCGGCTTGGTGCGTATGTGCCTGAAGATAAGAAGGCAGAAGCCGGGAACTAA
- the ruvX gene encoding Holliday junction resolvase RuvX, which translates to MEIFSYLGIDWGEKKVGVAIADSETKMAFSLVTLPNDDRLIDALGSILEERSVREVVIGIPSHVNRERVEYGGEKLGKQLAERFGVSIRYENEMFTTKMARAELIERGVRGHLDAQDDREAARIILESFLAGKGEL; encoded by the coding sequence ATGGAAATATTCTCATATCTTGGTATCGATTGGGGGGAGAAGAAGGTGGGGGTGGCAATCGCCGACTCGGAGACGAAAATGGCTTTTTCTCTCGTGACGCTGCCAAATGACGATCGATTGATTGATGCGCTCGGGAGTATTCTCGAGGAGCGTTCGGTGCGGGAAGTCGTAATCGGCATTCCGTCGCATGTGAATCGCGAGCGAGTGGAGTACGGCGGGGAGAAGCTGGGGAAGCAGCTTGCCGAGCGGTTTGGCGTATCGATCCGCTACGAGAATGAAATGTTCACAACCAAAATGGCTCGTGCCGAGCTGATTGAGCGCGGTGTCCGCGGGCATCTCGATGCTCAAGACGATCGTGAAGCGGCGCGGATTATTCTTGAGAGCTTTCTCGCGGGGAAGGGGGAATTGTGA